Genomic DNA from Paenibacillus donghaensis:
CACCCATTCCTGTTATAACAACCCGTTCCATTGTAATTACTCCTCCTTGCAGCTTCAATATGCCTAATATACCTTAAGTTTATACTATAACAAGTGCTTCATTATACTGGTATAATAAGTACTATAATAAGATACTAGGAGATACCTTAGATGAAACCAGAAACTAGACTTGAGGCACTTTCCGATTTTCTTAAAATACAACGCTCCAAAATCCACCCACACATGGTTGGATTGCCTTTGGGTTCGCGAAGAAGAACCCCCGGCCTGCGCCGAGAGGAATTGGCACAATTAGCGGGACTCAGCGTCACTTGGTATACATGGCTTGAACAGGGTAGAGACATTAAAGTATCCTCTTCTGTTTTGGATTCTATTGCAAATGTACTACAGCTAAAAACGGACGAGCGTAAATATTTATTTGATTTAGCTTTAGAAACAGGCTCTTCTCCTACGTTAGCAGACGATGAAAAAAACGCAATCAGCCCCTCCCTAACCAAAATATTGCATGAGCTTCGCTACTGTCCAACTATAATTTCAGATAGACGTTGTAATATTGTTGGATGGAATCAAGCAGCATCCCATGTATTTTTGAATTTTGAGCAAATTCCCATTGAGGAACGAAATATGATTCAATTACTGTTTACTAAAAAAGAATTGCGTAGCTTAGCTGTAAACTGGGAGCATTTTGTCAAAGGCTTTCTCTCTATTTTCCGAGCGTATTATGGTCATTATGTGGCTGATAAATGGTATTCGAAATTTATAGAAGATATGAGTCAGGTTCACCCTGAATTTCTCGAGCAATGGAATCAAAGCGATGTTAGTTCTGCACCCGAAGTCCTCATCGAATTCCGGCATGCCAAAGTAGGGAAAATGTTATTCAACCTCACTTCATTACAGGTCCATGGCAGTGT
This window encodes:
- a CDS encoding helix-turn-helix transcriptional regulator; translation: MKPETRLEALSDFLKIQRSKIHPHMVGLPLGSRRRTPGLRREELAQLAGLSVTWYTWLEQGRDIKVSSSVLDSIANVLQLKTDERKYLFDLALETGSSPTLADDEKNAISPSLTKILHELRYCPTIISDRRCNIVGWNQAASHVFLNFEQIPIEERNMIQLLFTKKELRSLAVNWEHFVKGFLSIFRAYYGHYVADKWYSKFIEDMSQVHPEFLEQWNQSDVSSAPEVLIEFRHAKVGKMLFNLTSLQVHGSVDLRCSIYTPIEDSKTEAKLKQLMKDNL